The region tcaacaAGCTGTTGATGAAGCTACTCATGTTCTCAGAATAATTGAGTGGCCACCCCAGGGTCTAAACCTAAaaatcattgaatgtgtttggaattaattggattatgagaagcaaaaaatacaaCCAATTTCTAAGTGTGGAAAAATGGTTGATTTTcttgaaaaaactgaaagcaaaacttTTGAGGAGAAGAAAAGGTAGAGTATAGGGtgatacagtaaatactgaaaaatgtatattgtatTAGTTAGTTATTGAgatttgtgtgttttctgctttttccagatggtgaaaaatacatttgaaaatataatGAATTTGAAAAATTAAAGAATTTGTACTTAATCTCTGTTCtgacaggaaattaaaaaaaaatctggtctctgactttttcacagcactgtatatacataaaatatcagATTAGAACTGGGCTTGTGACAAGATTGTGACCAATACCACCATGACCCACAgtttcagtaaaaaaacaaacaaaccagccCACATGCAGGTTACAGTACCAAGAATTCATATGGCTTTGCATGACTGAGACATGAACTGgctttttatgtaaatattctTCACTACTGCTTAGCCAGACGACTCAGTCAGATTCCTGGTGTGAATTATTACAGTTCTACGGGTTCAACAGTGAAATCTTGTTGTAAGCCATACAGTGCACCAACATGACATcaaaaaatcacaattttattcattctatcatAATTCAAGTAATGATTGTGTGCCCTGCACATTCTTGCATATTCTTTACactaaccccttaaatggccagggacCACTTATGGTCccaacattttattacacattctATAACCTAGATTAAGATTAGATCAGTCAGTTTGCATCCAactccctgtagttactggaaAACAAGCCTTACCATGTAATAAGTTTGGCAtcttaaggaaaaaaaatcaagtctgtctgtatttaatttgtccactcttcAAAGAGGCACTAACTTACCTTTTTACAAACTTACCTTAGCTGCTGCAcagatttctttctcatgtgcatCAGAAATGGCTAAAGGAGATACCACTGAGGAGACTGACCCAGGATTATTATTataccaaggcttattattcaataactacagggaATTCAATGAAAACTGGCTGAGGTGATGTTAGGTAATAGAAATGTTTGGGCCCTAGCCAttttgggccctggccatttaaggggttaacaccTCTGATTCGATTCAAATGAGTTGCTTGTATTGGGGcaggaaaagcaaaaacatcTACAGCATGTGGATATAAGAGGTTGCTAGGGCCAGAATTTGCCAAATTCAGACAGCATGACTGGCAGCATGAAGGCAAAAGTAAGACCAAGTTCCTCTTATCAATTGTTGCATCTGCTATTAGTGCCCATCATGTACATACACATGAAACATTTCTATACATATTTACCATTTCAGAAACTGAATGGAGCAAATAAATGCAGGCCATGTTATTAGCAGGTATGTCATAAATGACCTGACCTCTAGTGGgcagttttttatatatatgggTCTTGAAAGTGACCCCCATAACCACACATGAATATGACTGGAAGTACATAAATAGTAACTTGAGGAATATTCAAAACCCAAAaaatccattcatccatctatacatccatgcatccatgcatccatccatccatccatccattcatccatccatccatccacccaatAGATATATTCTAGAGTCTTGAAAGCACTTCCCGTGACTATTTATTAACTTTCTCAAATGGATAGAAGCCATGACTCTAATTTCATGTCTGCTGTTACGATGCTCTGGGGAACTTTAGCAATTGCACCACAAATGTGATTGTATGCATCACTGCATCACCCAAGATATATGTTAATGCAAACCGTGAATGTTGCCATATATACTTTTCgtgcttttgtttcatttattacGTCTTTTTACTATCGTGTGGGTTCAAAACCAGAGTGCTTAAAGATAGTCAGTACCTATAGATAATGGCAGGCCCTAAGAGAACCCATAGGACCACATGTGCTAAGCTTTTTGTGCCAGTTTCGGTCATACCTTTGGCCTATAGTGgttattttaatatgtattgCTCAAACACCCaccatgagttttttttttttccatgagcTGTCTaacaatttattacattttattgattaaagtagcacttaaaaaaaacattattctaAGTTATTAGTAATTGTAGataattcttatttttttgttcagtaaaaacacaatcacaagAGAATCTTATGCATTATGCAATATAACTGAATGAACCATATGCACTGTTAGATAGATACagtagatacatacatacatacatacatttattatgTCTTGTATGTAGTTATTAATCCTGAAGTAAAGTACAGAATAGGTCACACTAACCTTCaggttattaatattttaacaataaaaagcaaGCATAGGGTACTCTTATGataaaaaatacactacaataagTACTATTAGTATTGTTGGTATTAAATTTAATAATCTGTCATAATACTAAGAATTACAATATCAACTAAAAAGacattatgcaaatgttttataaCTGCATACTTACCGAAAGCCACAACATTCTTtagattttcattttgttttccttGGCTTGCTTCTTGCTTTTTTATGATTCCACTTTATGCATTACACCGGACAAATGGAGTGGTGTGTCTGGCCTTATGCGGCATTTAAGGGCATCAATcatgcatatttacatacaagTGGTGGAAGTTGTAAATATATGGCTGAAATTGCCTGTGGTCGCTGAACCAGATATACACTCCTATAAGCCCATCTCATGATAAATgcaaaaagaaataagaatatAAAGAGTTCTTTATTGGTGCCCTTTGTTTTCCCTGTCCTCCAAAATTCCTATATTcttcttctgtgttttgtttactgttcagATTACTCTAACTTTTATTCACACTGAGCAACTCTCTAAATTCCCATAGAAATGTTGCAATACTTTGATTGGTTGACACAGTTTTACTGAgtctttcttaaaaaaaattcttacaCATAGATGGTTTATTTCACTGGCATATTTATGGGTTCACAAAAAAAGTCAATGTATGTTTATCATCAgcaaacaaagtgaaaaaatattttttgtggtaacaagcaattgaactcaTTTTATTAAACTCAATAATGACTCTGATTAaaagaatcattcattcaaaatatttatttaggttgaataaaactagttaattttcttgttaccacatgaagtgaACATGGgtctgatgagccactttttacagtgcaccAAAACTCAGTTCACAAATTGCATCAACTTAATAATTGTAGAAAAAAAGTACACAGACACAGATCAATATTAATCAGaaatacactttatttattattattttaataatttactaTAATTTAAGAGCAGttcattaatacattttcagttaTGTAGTAGAAATGAAACAGGCACCCATAGCTCAGCATAGAAATGCTACTCCAAAAAACTAGTGTGATCCATTGGCTCCTtgcataaaacaaacaaacaaacaaaaaaaaaatcaaacacaaatACTGGAGCTGAAGATTTGCCTTGTGCTAGAAACTCACAAGACTTGTAGTAAATCAAGCCTAGTTAACATGTGAAAACACACTGCATCAAAAAGTACTTTATTTTCTGGAATGAACATTTTCAGATTAAAAATATGAGGGTTCCAAAAAGTATCGATGATATTGTAGTGTTGACCTCTGATGGACACCACAGTATGTTATGTAAGTATATGTTTCTATGCTGCAATcatatatttacactgtaaaaagtgtctcGTCAGATCTACTTTAAAAAATTAcgtcatgtggtaacaagcaattaaaTTAGACCtattattcaacctaaataaatgctTGGAATGGACGATTCTTTCAATCAAAGTAactttttgagttgaataaaactagttcaaatgcttgttactacatgaagtattttttaagtagatctgatgagccacattttacagtgaaatacaTAATTATCATTTACTTTCAATGTTAATACTTAAGTGTTtgagttcatttattttacctttttaatgCAATTGTGATTTGTATATTATCAATGCCAAGGAAAATCTGTATGGTTACAAATGAATACCTTATGCAACAACATTGTAATTACTAATCATTTAGTCAATATAACAgttggattacagaagtacagtctgtgtaattacacatgtatcaacttcagttttacctcatgtaattacacaagtgtatcttgtacacaggaactttcctgtagtgtagtgttaaacTTACAAGTTCAattaagtggacagttcctgtgtagctgttatgtaggtactgtgtaataatgcagtggtGATATAGACATTGCTTTTGGGGGTTAattcaacacatttaattaatatcaTAAAAGCATGTTAAGGTAAGTGGACGTCTACTGTTCTCTCACATTatagaatggtttaaagctaaaattggttacagtgtcacagcactagcaacataaatcCTGGCCAAATGGTAGGAAAGTTGGCAGGTGCAATGTAAGTACTCTCTTAATATAAGTCATTACACAACTCCTTTTActgctggggaaaaaaaaaacttctaaaaaatattgtttcaaTCTGAATGcaaatttaattacatttgtgttattactTTTGTGCAATTACATGATAGAGAAtgggctgttacaactattaagatacacttaaGCAGCAAAACcaaagttgatacacatgtataattacataaggtgtacTTCTGCAATATagctgtaacagtgactaaatcattagtaggtACATTGTTATTACTAATTAGacatttaatataaagtgggaccaaatcTTTgtgtctcaatttttttttttaagaaattaaaTTTTTCCAGTTCCAGttattctttgcattgtgtacAAATTTAATAAGAAACAGGCCAAAAGAAGCCGTGTTTTCCTTTTCACATACAATATTAATGAATGCAGTTGTTACTTGTTTACTTACTATTAGTTAAACATTGGTAATTTAAGGTACCTATATTGGCCCCTGTGCTGAAACATTCCCGGCCCCTAAAACTCACTGGTTTCAATCATCTCAAAACCCTCATTGACAGTGCCATGTATGGGGTGATGATgctgttctctctcactgtggAAGCAGTAGGCACAGTGTGCAGTTGATATGGGCACAACTCTGGCAAAGTTGGAGAAATCCACACGATACTTGCCCTCTTTACTGCGAGTGATGATGGGGAGGAACTGGTAACCCCACATGATCTCTTTAGGAACGTAGGAAGTCCTAACCTGGCAAGATAAGCTAGTGTATGTGGCAACACTGTCCAGAAACACCACAAGCTCAAAGTCCTGCTGGTGTAGATTGTCCGCTGCCATCTCAAAGAAGGGACTTTTTCTGTCTATCACATGGTACAGGGTCAATGGAGAGATGAAGAACAGGTTGTCTTTCCCAGTTTCCACTCTGAAATCAATGTTGACCTGGTCCATGATAATGGTTTCCCCTTCAGGTGTGACCGTCGTCTTGATCAGCTTGCCATAAATTTGAGTTCCAATCATCAGCGATTTGCGTATGTTGGCCACTCGTATCTTCAGACAGAGAGTATCATGTCTACAGCAGATGACAGCCATCTCACTAAACACAATGGCTTTGGCTCTTCTTCTGGGCAAGGAGATCTTTGCTGTGACCACCCCACCCCAAAAGCAGGTAATGATTGTACCAAGGATAACCTGGATAACATAGACAGTTATGGCACCTGGGCAAAGAGTAGTGATGGCTCGCCAACCATAGGCTATAAATGTCTGTGTCTCCAAGGAGTAGAGGAAGGCAGCAGTAAGACCAGTGACATTAACCACACATGCATTTAGGAAATCTGGTGGGTTTTGCCACGACAGGTCACCATGATCACGGGCAATCCAGTACCAGAGTAGGCCAAACACAAACCAAGTGATAAGGAAGGAGGCCGTGAAGAGGAACATGACAAAACTCCAGGGGATCTCCACTAACGTTGTCCATATATCTAGCATGTAGGCCAACAAGCTGCTGTACCTCACGTTGGCATATTCAATGTTGCAATGGCCATCTTTGGTCACCAGGCGGGTTCTGTGAATCTGCCACTCAGTCAGAAGGTCTATGAGCAACTGTAGGCAGGAGCGTGTCATTTTCACAGTCAAACGCTCTCAGTCTAGAACACagaacattttgaaattatatatatattttattatatacagtGAGGTACAAATATCTGGACAGCaggtgtttattaaaaaaaagctgcaaaCATATGATATCAGCGTGAGCTGAACCATTTCCAAATCTCTCCTTAAGGAATTGGAGTGTTTACTGTGTCCTTTACTTATCATCTCTTTTCTATAAAGCATACACgaattgtgtcactgtccaaaggaaaaagtatctccaaaataatacatttacagaaGAAGACAAAATCATGCTTatatttcaatgtaagtcattataaagagattttattccaagtgattttagagcatttttatGGGTCCATTGATCATAAcatgtttacacaatgtaaaggacagctggtgtgttgaaatgatgtagaaaactaaaaatcgacaaaaatggagatatgtggttttctttggacagcaataatTTGCTGAAGCAGAATGTTGGTATGTATTATGAACTATTATGTAACTTGTTAGTAATACATTCTGAAATGTATCAAGTATTTCACACATTAGTTCTTATATAAATTTGTATTCTTAACATTTGCATTCCTGCAAGTCTaagtatttaaaacattttaattataaaaTAGAATACACTGTGGCACCAAGGAACAAGTTCTCAGTGAGTAATCTTAACATTGATTAAATACATATTAATGTACCAAAAATTGCATTTACGTTttacacattgctgctgttagaacaaaaccttgtatctccaaaatggtaattttacaggagaaggaaaaaacctactttacctacttttaatgtaccagacttttttccaagtcatttttggccatttgttttggtctatgcttcatgaaatttacacgcaatataaagggcaacatgaattttcaaattatatcaaaaatggACAATCCACAAAACTGGAGATACTAGTTTCATTtgctccgacaacagcgatatatgcCTGTACATACCAGGTCAGGGTTCATCAGTCTTAGCTACAAAGGATTGGTGTGGCTTTAGGTTTTaactctaaataaataaatatataaatatctggAAGTAGAAactttaaaatcattttcaatTAAGTGCTTGAAATGCTGATGTAGTTGTGTAATTAAGGATGACAACAAATGATATGAAGATGCTAAACTGAAGTGTCATTCAGAATTTGTTGTACAACAAATTGTTATACGTCTACAACATTTGTTGTAGAtgtataaaattaatatattatgATGCTGCTACTCTACAACTTCACCATCTTCAAatataaaaactgttttaatctgcaaaatgtgccaaaatgcTGCAAATGTCCAGGATGATAAATTGAGCTGTAAGTAATtctaaaatgatgaaaaat is a window of Pygocentrus nattereri isolate fPygNat1 chromosome 7, fPygNat1.pri, whole genome shotgun sequence DNA encoding:
- the LOC108434138 gene encoding ATP-sensitive inward rectifier potassium channel 1-like is translated as MTRSCLQLLIDLLTEWQIHRTRLVTKDGHCNIEYANVRYSSLLAYMLDIWTTLVEIPWSFVMFLFTASFLITWFVFGLLWYWIARDHGDLSWQNPPDFLNACVVNVTGLTAAFLYSLETQTFIAYGWRAITTLCPGAITVYVIQVILGTIITCFWGGVVTAKISLPRRRAKAIVFSEMAVICCRHDTLCLKIRVANIRKSLMIGTQIYGKLIKTTVTPEGETIIMDQVNIDFRVETGKDNLFFISPLTLYHVIDRKSPFFEMAADNLHQQDFELVVFLDSVATYTSLSCQVRTSYVPKEIMWGYQFLPIITRSKEGKYRVDFSNFARVVPISTAHCAYCFHSEREQHHHPIHGTVNEGFEMIETSEF